In one Oncorhynchus nerka isolate Pitt River linkage group LG7, Oner_Uvic_2.0, whole genome shotgun sequence genomic region, the following are encoded:
- the pnpla1 gene encoding patatin-like phospholipase domain-containing protein 2 — protein sequence MSPSRSVEPPLSSGQSVSGQSVPGQSVPAPLSISFSGSGFLATYQLGVAQSLRDRSPRVLQTAPKVMGASAGSLVAAAVVCGSSLDMVRDEMLRFARQMRGRVLGPLHPAGNVSVWIERMLRLLLPADAHIRASGRLAIAMTRIPDGQNIMVSKFTSREDVVQALLCGCFLPGYCGIQPPRYKGVHYVDGGFSSIQPTNSCPIGHTLTVSPFAGETDICPKDPAPLCDIVVSGAYLHCSLVNGYRILHAMYPYDWEALDKAYHSGYRDGLHFLQTSDLVPCLPLLNTPSEPHFSPPPDGWTDLETDLEEEEEEEEEEEWVDEVNVWSSQTETRGSQRNCYLEGGDLPWHLASLEQAIYLALPSWINTALLCNIMELLWTHPLLRVMSYLLLPFTALLSFLIENTHRMGVLGFWLWQDLRQISFYFMDILVSSLRRNLQIRLHHNLTLLGSAAREGGGDGPHHTSLSWAERGEDDERETLVDPPGTPS from the exons ATGTCTCCATCGAGGTCTGTGGAGCCTCCTCTCTCCAGTGGGCAGTCTGTGTCTGGTCAGTCTGTGCCTGGTCAGTCCGTGCCTGCTCCTCTGTCCATCTCCTTCTCTGGATCGGGGTTCCTGGCTACGTACCAGTTGGGTGTGGCCCAGAGCCTGCGGGACCGGTCCCCCAGGGTGTTGCAGACGGCCCCTAAGGTCATGGGGGCCTCGGCCGGGTCTCTGGTGGCTGCTGCCGTAGTCTGTGGCTCCAGTCTGG ACATGGTGCGTGATGAGATGCTGAGGTTTGCGCGGCAGATGAGGGGCCGTGTCCTGGGGCCGCTGCACCCTGCGGGGAAcgtgtctgtgtggatagaacGCATGCTGCGCCTCTTGCTACCGGCCGACGCCCACATCAGGGCCAGCGGACGCCTGGCCATCGCCATGACACGCATCCCAGATGGACAGAACATCATGGTGTCAAAGTTCACGTCCCGAGAAGACGTGGTGCAG GCGCTGTTGTGCGGTTGCTTTCTGCCTGGGTACTGTGGTATACAGCCACCAAGATACAAAGGAGTG CATTACGTGGACGGCGGTTTCTCCAGTATCCAGCCGACCAACTCCTGCCCAATTGGCCACACCCTCACCGTGTCTCCATTCGCTGGTGAGACGGACATCTGCCCAAAGGACCCCGCCCCACTGTGTGACATCGTGGTGAGCGGAGCGTACCTCCACTGCAGTCTTGTCAACGGTTACCGGATACTACACGCCATGTACCCCTACGACTGGGAG GCTCTGGACAAGGCCTACCACAGTGGATACAGAGACGGCCTTCACTTCCTACAAACCAGTG ACCTGGTCCCATGTCTGCCACTTCTTAACACCCCATCAGAGCCTCACTTCTCACCTCCTCCTGATGGATGGACAGATCTGGAGACagacctggaggaggaggaggaggaggaggaggaagaagaatggGTGGATGaggtgaatgtgtggtcctcccagacagagaccagaggcAGTCAGAGAAACTGTTATCTTGAAGGCGGAGATCTACCTTGGCATCTGGCAAGCCTGGAGCAGGCCATTTACCTAGCCCTGCCCAGCTGGATAAACACAG CGTTGCTATGCAACATCATGGAGTTGCTGTGGACTCATCCCCTACTCCGTGTGATGTCATACCTGCTCCTCCCCTTCACCGCGCTACTCAGCTTCCTGATTGAAAATACACACAG gatggGAGTTTTAGGGTTCTGGCTGTGGCAGGATCTACGCCAGATCAGCTTCTATTTCATGGACATCCTGGTCTCCAGCCTCCGCAGAAACCTACAGATCAG aCTCCATCACAATCTTACTCTGCTTGGATCTGCAGCGAGAGAAGGAGGCGGAGACGGCCCCCACCATACATCTCTATCCTGGGCTGAAAGAGGGGAGGATGATGAAAGAGAGACCTTGGTTGACCCCCCCGGCACCCCATCCTAA